The Opisthocomus hoazin isolate bOpiHoa1 chromosome 25, bOpiHoa1.hap1, whole genome shotgun sequence genome contains the following window.
GCTGCAGGAAAAGGCTGCTGCAGAGCGTCTAAGCGACCCGGCTAGCGTGTCAGCAAAACCAAGGAGATGCAATGAAAGCCCAGAGGGCAGAGCAGGGGAAAACGGGAACAGACGGAGGCTGCCATGCGAAAGGAGCAAGTGGTCCTTGAAGAAGCAACACAAGGACTGGCTGCTAAAGGACAGGGCTTTCAGAATCGCAGAAGAACGAAGCAGACTGACCACAGATGAGGACACCCTCAGCGAGCTAAAGACTGGGAAATACTGGAGTAAGGCTCAGAGAAAGCAGCACATGCTCCTAGccaaggaagagaaacagagaaaagcattGCAGAGCCAGAGAGAACAGCAGAGCGAAGACAACGCCAGcactgagcacaggagaaacttCAGTATTGCGGAGCTGAGTCCGAGGAAGCTGATGAGGAACAGAAGCAAGAAAATCTTGGACAACTGGGTGACCATCCAGGAGCTCCTGACCCACGGGACGAGGTTGCCAGACGGCAGGAGGACATACAGTCCCTTGGTCTCCGTGACAGCTGTGTAGCAACGCTCCTGGCCCTTCCCAGAGGGTTGCCCCAGGCCTCACAAAGGACGGTGCATCTTCCCAAAGCATCTTCTGTCACCGCAGAATGGTTTCCCCACAGCGTTTCCAAACTTCTGCTGGTTATTGTGCCCATTAAAGTCTCCCCATAGAAACAGGGAACTCGGTAGAGCTATAAACTGCGAATTCAAGCCTGATGACGGGCTTGCTTCTCCACGCAGATACAGCTAGATGACCCCAGGGTCCACAAATCGTCCTGATATACTTATTACCAACTTCACTGTACACGAAGATCTGGCTTACTACATTTCAGACTAATTTTTTTATATAGGATTCTCTGCAAATAAGGTATTTACTTCTATATGCATCTCTTTCTATATtaaaggttttttgttgttgttttggtaaaaagaaaaaaataatagtatgTTTCAATCCTTAATATTAGAGTTGTATCATTATTTTCCCCAGAATTGGGTGTGCTATGCATTCCTGTACTTTagttcacagaaacagaaaagtaaacaGACTTAGTAAATATAGTTGTTTACTGTAAAATAAGagacagaaagcagaaagagaaggcaCTTAATAGGTCCCTCTGTGGATTCTGCTACCAAGAGGGAAACAATACTCCCTACTGAGTTGCTGCATGTTTTATACTTCCTAATCACCAGGAAAAATGAAAGCTCCACAAGCCCACTGAActcctcccttcctctgcctTTAAAGAGTTTAGGAATGAGCTCAGCTCTGAGTCATGATTAAAATCACCCAGTTATGTTCCTAAGCAGCAGTGCTCAAATTGAAGGTTCGCTTGTGCTACCCCATGCTCCCTGCTTCGCTATTCTACACTACAAAGGAAACAGGGCAAGCTCCAAGCCATCGCTTGAAGATACTTCAACGGTTTTCCAGGCTGTGGTGGAGGGAGATAAACCTCTCTAGAGGAAGCCAGCAGCGGTGGGCCCCCTCTCGTCCCCACAGCTGCTGAGACCAGACCCCTTGGATCTGACGGAAAGGACACCAGCCAGCCAGCAAACCTGGTTTGTAAGCCCAGCTAGAAGGTCTGCTTACTTCTTTACACCTCTTGCTGGAGAAACACCACTTATCAAAGAGTGATCTCTGTCAGCTCACATCACCAAGGAGTTCtgggcaaagcagaagaaatttgaGGAAATAAGACAGGAATTAGGATTGCAAGTTATTagctaaataaaaaaaccccaaacacctagAGGTAAAATAAAGGCCTGTTAGAGGAGCACGGCAAGGTAGTCGGGAGCAAGCAGTGGGCAGTTTCTGTGGCTCAGTGTTCTCTAACCCCTGTCTGGACCATTCCAGCCCATCCTTTCACACAATGTGGAGGCAAACTGCCTTGCCCTGTCTGGAGCTGCTGTCTGCGCCACTCCATTAAGACTCAAGCTCTGGTGCTACAGTCCTGTATCGACTTACCAGACTCCaaactttaagaaaatatttggtAGTAAACTGtgccagacagaaaaaaaattccaaccatCACCAAGAAATACTACATCAATACTAATAAAGAGACAGAGACAAGGAATTGCATTAAATCTCAGTTCacttctctgcagctctccttgccaAAATCCTCCGCAAGCAGCAGAGCGCCACGGTCACCAGGACAACCCCTAACACTCCACTTCCAACTCCCACCAAGCATTCATAAAACAGTCTTCTTTGCCAAAAGTGCTGCTGCTCTTGCATTTCTTCACGGGTGCTGTTTGCTGTGTTTCCTTCTGCCTCATTGGCGGCTAACTTCTGTTCCCAGGTCAAGAATTTTTGAAAGTTCAGATCCACTAAGTCATTTCGGATCATTCTGACCCCAAAGTAGACCCTCTTGATGATTCTCGAAGTCTTCAACACCTGCACGTCGCATTGGTAAGTCCCTGCATCAGACTCCCTGGTAGGGGAAAATCTGATGACACAACTGGGGTTTTTGAAAGGTCTGAACAGCATGTCATTAGTGGTGATCAGGCCTTGGGCAAGTTTCCATGTACAGCTGTAGGCTCTGCTACCAAAGTTGATGACATCTGAGGTCAGGCAGCTGAACCGGAAGGATGAGCCGACGGGGACGGTGAAGTGGAGCAAGCCACAAAGCCAGTCGGCCAGGCAGTCGGACCTGCGCAAGGTACAATTCCTCCTCTCCCCGGCGGGAGTGATCTCACACAACTCCTCCAGCTTGAAGCCGGGCCCACACGTGACGCTGCAGGACGTGGTGTTGACTATGACTTTCACCACAGCTGACTTCAGCTCTACTGGGATGGTAACCGCTTCGAAGGAAACTACCAGTGGCAGACAGAAAGCACAAGGCAATATCCTGAGGATGAGGCTGTTCCGCAAGGTCTTCATACCAGGGTGATCAACCAGACACGCTGCTTTCTACAGCCATGCAAATTCAGTAgcttaaaaaacacaaaatcatTCTTTGTAGATCTTCAAACTAAGTATTTCTGAAATCTCACCAGCATTATCTTCAAGACCTAATCCTTCCATTAGGAAAAATCCTCCAACAAGGCAGGCCTGAAGTACAACACTGCTAAAAGAGATGCAACGCATTACTATATTGGTCAGAACGCAAATCGTGAATTCCAGTTCTTGTAACAGGCCAGCAGAATGTTTTAGTCTGCTACACTCCAACCTCCCTTCTCTGTAAGATATTACATACTATTTTAGATGAACTTCCACCGTAAAGAGTACTGTTCCAGTTTAATTTTCCCACCAAACTATCAAACAATAGAAGTCATCACTACTGAAACCTTTAAAATAATGCTGCTGAGCATAAGGAGATCCCAATTCCTCAAGCAGCACAGGTGTCTTACATCCACGTATCCCAAAATCTAAAGCACTCCCCAAATTACCAACATCACGAAAGGAACATTTCATTCTCCAGATCGTCTGATGGCACTGAAATCAAAGGCAATCTGAACAGTATTTCATCACGGATGATATCCGTCTCTACGCAGGGCTCAGTGAAGTCCCTCACATCTCCACGAGCCCGTGTTCCCGGCGGAGCACTGCTGATGTCACAGTCCGGCTGCCTGGGTCAGAATGCGGCCCCAAACCTTCCAAGGGAGAACAAAGAACTCCCCTAAGTCTGAAGCCAAAGCGAGACCTCTGAGACAAGGACTCAGCATAAAAGCATCGTATTAGGCTCTTGACATCCACCACCAGACTCCGAAGGGATTCAACAGCACCGGCCTCACCGCATCACTCAGAGGAGCTGCAAGCCTGAGCCCCGCGCTGTGTCACGTACAGCCACCGACTCCGAAGAGAGATCTGAGCCATAATCTCCACGTTCAACCGATgcatctgcaaaacagaaaccACTCGTACGCTGCCACTGAAGCAGCAAAATGCTTGAAGGGGAGACATCCCAGTGTAATTCACTTGGCGCCTGAGCATcttgaaagaaatatttgaaacacCTTGAACATCTTGAAATAGAGtttttcataaaaaataaaatatcacagTTACTTATTTTTGATGGAGTAAATGAACTACGGTCAAAGCAGTTCAATAATCAGTGTCTCCTTACAGCAACTGCAAGATTTGGATTGTCACGTTCCTCAACAGCTCTGCCAGTGAATATCCATATTTCTCTTCCTAACTCTCCCTAATTTATTAAAATGAAGACTTCTGAAGATCTGACATCTGTATTTTCCACATTCAGTTTCCTCAGAGGTGCTCTCTACACCCAGCACACTTTGTGTTCAGCTCCCCTTCCACACGTCTGTCTCGGAGCGCCTAGGCTGCGCTCAGGTACACAGGGCTTTTACCAGACTCCAGATTTACTCCTCTCTTGAAAAGCGATCATCAACCAGATGCCACACTaagaaaacccaaacaccacCACACCAGCTGTGGTGAAGGCACAGTATGTTTGTGTTTGCAGCAGAGATGTATTGTGGGATTCCTAAACATTTCAGCATACAAACAGTCATGGAAGTATGGAAAAGCCAAGACTTGCCCATTGACTTTAGGAAATAAAACATATCTCTTTATTTACAAACACAAAAACTAACATCACTGCTATATACTACCACCAAGCCAGCATCCAACAAATATTGTACAAAACTACAGataccaaaaaataaaataaaagatggaAGGAAATAAACCAAGGACATGTACACTGTACAGAGAAGTTTTAACAGAAATGAAGGCTGGAGTCTGTGGCAACTTATATGCTTTAAAATAATCTAGAGAACCACTGCCTGTGCATCTTTTAAAGCTTGTGGGCTCAGCCACACCACACATGGGTGGATTTGAAACAGCAGTGTTCCAGGAAAGATGCGAGTCATCCTACaagcagaaagaacaaagaaaactaaTACTGCACGCAGGAGAATGAATTTCATTACATGAAGCAGGCCACTGTACCAAAGCCGGAAATGAAAATAGCGGTTTTCAAAATACCTTCTGATGTAAAATGTCTCCTCTCTTCCCATGGTTATAGCTCATGTAACTACTGCATACCTCTGACTGCCAATTAATAAATCTCTTTATGACTCCTCTTCTTCGTTTTTAATGTCCGCAGGATACTTTGAAAATTTAAACACGTAGTGATAATCTCAATAATTACAGCTGAGGAAAAACTGAACATAATTGCATAGGAACTAAAAAAGTCTATAAAACAAGGGGCATTAGGAATGAAAACTTCCTTTTAACAGGCGGCTGGTCTGGTACAGAGCTGTAGGTATTGGATAGAGAAAGTGTCTCTTCCCATTCCCACAAGGAAAATATGACAACCGTCTTTAAGGAATAAAAGGTTAAAGCATGGCTGGGAATGAGCTCTTAGCATTCATCTTTCTTCCATTCTTGAtccagaagtggggaaaaaactctgaaaaaattctgtttcagttcagaaaaatacTGGTTCTGATTTTTCTCTAACTGCCAGTACCTACCAGCTAAGGAGGAAACCGATTGTTTCTGGTAGGGCACCTCACAGGAAAGAGGCAAAATAAAAACACTTGCAAGGACAGAAAAAACCTGCCAACACAGCTTTTCATACCACAGGCTAGAAGAAAGCATATAAGGCAAGTATTTCATCTAGAGCTACTTTCTCTTGTTCCTTTTCCCATAAGCAGAGTCATCCTTCATGTATAAAATATTCACAATACGAAGACTCATTCTTTGCAGACTTCAGAGGGTGTCTTGATTCTTCACATCAGATCTCTACCCACTTGAGATGAAATCAAACCTGGCACATAATGAGCAGCAGTGTTTCACTAAGCAGTCAGCACAGAAGACATCCCACTGAGCTAACAAAAAAGCTGATAAGGTAACGCAGCCGGCATAGAAGGGCTCGCAActcactgaaatgaaaattaacaGCAAAGAAAGGGAAGTTTGCAGGATACACAGTCATACGGCATCGGGAATAAAAATACACGCTTTGGGTATTCTTCAATCCAggaacaaaagaaatatttaaaagacaaTGGCTGATCAGCTCTGGAGTGGCAGAGTGTTGGGTACCAGCTCACTTTACAAACAGTGATGTATGTCAACACAAAGGCAGTCCCATCAGTCTCTTTGCAAATCGTGTGACCTGAGAGTCAGCATCTTACACTCTTCGATGAAGAGGCAGTTAAGGAGGAAGGCAGGCCGTTTCCTCTTCCATATTCATTTCTTACAAAAGTCACTCCCTGAATCCATGAACAATCAGTCTGCTGTATTAGTCAGTCCACTCTGACCGAGCATTTCGTCTATTTTCCACATTAGGGTGCCAATATAGGAAAGAATACAGGAAGGTAAAGAAGAGTGTCTTCATAACAATTCTGAGATTGCACCACCTGCTAAAGAGATCAAAGACAGGTGAAAAATAAGTAACCAGACTCAAATAGATGGTACCAGAAACCAGAGACCACCAAATACGGTagcctttccagaaaaaaactgaGAGAGAACAAGAATTTCTGGATAAAGCCATTCTTTTTAGAGTTCTTTAGAATTTCTGTGTTTGTATTTGAGATCATGTGCACAGGCACGGACAAGGTGGCTAAAGAACTCTTGAGCTTTTACTCCACAAAGCTGCAAGCAAACTTACCTGGTGTAAAAATCTTTGATTCACCACTCCCAACATCTCAGAGCAAAAGCACAACTTTAGCTCCATGTAAGCTTGGGTTAAACCAGATTCCATGCTAAAACTACAGAATGGCTCAAGCTTCTCAGTTTGTTTACACTGAATCCCCATTTCGACCCAGCAGCTTTAAGAATAAGGCACTGCCTGCCAGCCTGCACAGCACACTGACACAGACGCACTTGCAGCAGGCTCCGAGTCCCAGCCCTGCAGTCTGCACAATGACACGGTGTTACGGCTTGTCACAAACATCTTCCAAAGGAGAAATGCTTGTTGCGTGACTGTTTCAGTGGATGATTAGTTACTTCAGCAAGGAACACCACAAGGAACTAGCAGAATTAACAGCTTCATGGACGAGAGACAGAAAGCGCAGTCTGGCTCCAGGCTCCCAGGCAGGTGGCCATTTGAATTTGGAAGTGTGTATTTGCACGTGGTGGAACACCAGCAACCCCAAGAAACAAAACGGCTGCTCATAATAGGAACTGTAAGCACAAGCCGTAAAGAGAACAAAAGGCAGACAGACAGGAACTTCACAGACTAACAGACTCCTGTGCGTTTGGAAAGAGCCAAGCGACAGTTTCTTCCAGTGGACAATCTGTTCTTCCCATAACACGACCCACATAGGCGCTTCCAACACCGACTACTGAGATCTACTGCACGGATCTGTTGGATCCTCTTAAGCCAACAGTACCATAGAAGGAAGCACAGTAACAGGTCCTAGTAAGAGACAGCAGGCCATCACAGCAATGTTAATTATTTGCCTATAGCTCAATCCAGCCAAAGAACACCACCATGGAAAAGTACCTTCAAGTGCTTACAGGCGAAAAAGATGAAAAGTAAATTTTAGAAAACTCTATCACCTCCAACAGATGGGTAAAGCAAGTGGGGAACTTGGGTCTAAACCCAGTTGTtcataggaaaagaaaatttccaTTTTACAATGTCCAAAACCCACAGCTAACTGTAGTGGGACAGGTATGCACATCCCAAgctcaacagcagcagcagccagtaaAATTCCACTGTTGTCTTTCATAGCAAGTCAGACTATATCACAACAACTGCATTCGAAGCATCACAAGCAAAACCACAAACATCCTCCCAAATATGGCCTTGCAAGTATGTGTAAAAAAACAAGACAGGAGTCTGTCTAGAATGttgcttcatttgaaatgtttgaGAGAAAATGGGAGTATTATTTTTCCAGCTCTCAGAACAGGCTGATGCAATAGCAATCACAAGCTGCAAGAAGAAAGTACACTGTGATCCGTCTACACATGTAGATCAAGCAAATTAGCAAAACAAGTTGGTAACAAAGCTACATAAACATACCTTACAAAAGCTGAACAAAAATACTTGCTATTAAAACTACTTATCTGAAAACAAACTGCTTAAACACGGAAAAGTCAAAGTACCCAGCACTGTTTTTTTGAAGCAAATGATGACTGAAATTCATTTTGGAAGCCACATGGTTTCCAGTGCACAATCCTTTCTCATTTACATCCTTTTGCATATGGTCATGTTAATTAGCAGCATGATAAAACAAAGCAATCAACAAGCCTGCTGACGAAACTAACAGTTATACTCATTTGGTCTTCAAACCGGCCTCGTCCATCCAGCATGGCACAACCGAGCGGTCAGGCTGTGAGACAGATGCCAGCAAAGACACCTGAGGATCCCCACAGTCCAGACAACTCCTTACCATCACACTTTAAACCATACTGGATGTCCCTAATGACTTGAGAAGTCTAAAGAGAATCACCCTGCCCGGTAAAGCCGACACTAGAAACTACTCAGTACCTCCCAGGCTACAAACAAGCTCGGAGGATATTCTTGGCTGTTCAATATCTGGATTTTGCAAGGTGCAGTGTGAAAGGATTAAATGGAAGCCCAGAAAACATCCACCACGTTTTTCCACGTATAGAGTAAATTTCTTTTATCCCATCCCCTTTTTCTGCAAACAGTAATTATCAGTACTAGTGCAAGCAACGTAACAGGAGCTGAGCAGGAAGGACAATGAGCAAGGTGGGCAGCGTAGGACCAGCagtgagggaaggagggggaaataAAATCACTTCTGTACAGTCCAAaatccacagcagcagctgctgagctcaAGGAAATGCAAAATTTGTATACCAATTACGTTGTGTCCTTGAAACTGTTTATAGATCAACCCTAAGTTCTTTATTACAATCTAAAAAAAACAGGAGTCAGCATCACGTAATCCAACCATGGGCTTTCTTCACTGTGCTCAAATGAACTTTTCCCAAATAAGAAGCTGAAGTAGCAAATGAGATGGATGGGAAACACTTGGTCTCCCTGAGACTAAGTCTGGGCCCCGACAAAGGTGACTGCAACAGTCCTGTTTTCGTACACAACCAACAAAATATGAccaaaaaaaaggggagaaaagtcCACAAAAATCATCCTCATTTGCAGCAACTGTACTTTGTGGAATTTAACTAAGGCTGTTGTATAGCTAGGAATTGAAAATTCAGCTCCTGACTTTTATCTCAGGGTTCTTTTATCAAACAGACCATTATCTATGCTCCGTTTCCTAGTTCTGCTTACAGAACTTCTCTGTTCTTCATCACTCTGCCTGATATCGATGGCACAAAATGTCAATTTCAGCTTCAGAATCCTGTGCTATTtacatttttcccccctcaaaaccAAATATTATTACTGTTTATGTAAGTGTTGATAGAAGTTCTCAAAAAGATTAGTTATCAAaagattttttgcttttgaaatagtGCTCTATCTCTATCAAAAACCCTATATGCTCTTTATATGTAGATCATAGGCACAGATACCAGTTTTATTACAAATATTAAAGGCACTTctgcttaaaaaaatgtaaaattttgcCTATCCTTGACAGCAGCTAAACATTTCGTGAGCAAGTGCCATTTGGGAAGATGAAACGCTATGACTCTATCAAGTCAGGGTCTGCACAAAGCAAGGCCACCAAGCAAGCCAACGACGCTCCCGCTGGGTTCCTTACCTGTCAAAGGCTGTCCCAGCTCCGCCTGCACTTTACCCTTCGCTGCTCCTTCCAGAGGTAAAGCACCTCTGTCCCCTTTGTAGAGTTTCGGTTTAAATGGAGAATCTTTGTCTTTACCTTTTGATCCTTTAGGCCTGCCTGCTTGCTTCTTCTTGGATTTACCATCTCCCTTCACACCCAGCAGCGGATGGACTTCTGTGGAGAGACGACGTGTTACCAAAGTGAATTATCCCTCAGGATGCTTACAGCAGCATACACAGCCCTTGGTGTTAAACACAAACAGTACTAAAAATTACAAT
Protein-coding sequences here:
- the TMEM81 gene encoding transmembrane protein 81, producing the protein MKTLRNSLILRILPCAFCLPLVVSFEAVTIPVELKSAVVKVIVNTTSCSVTCGPGFKLEELCEITPAGERRNCTLRRSDCLADWLCGLLHFTVPVGSSFRFSCLTSDVINFGSRAYSCTWKLAQGLITTNDMLFRPFKNPSCVIRFSPTRESDAGTYQCDVQVLKTSRIIKRVYFGVRMIRNDLVDLNFQKFLTWEQKLAANEAEGNTANSTREEMQEQQHFWQRRLFYECLVGVGSGVLGVVLVTVALCCLRRILARRAAEK